Proteins encoded in a region of the Flavobacterium sp. PMTSA4 genome:
- a CDS encoding GNAT family N-acetyltransferase: protein MQLDWQPKNLQNEIIQLIPLKENHFEELYEVANDKLLWEQHPNKLRYKRDVFQNFFDGAILSKGAFLVIDKNTNKVVGSSRFYDYDEKNKTVLIGYTFIGRKFWGKGYNLALKKIMIDYAFQFVEKIHFHIGATNFRSQKAIEKIGAKKIAELEVAYHGEDSKLNFIYEILK, encoded by the coding sequence ATGCAGCTTGATTGGCAACCAAAAAATCTTCAAAATGAAATTATTCAGCTTATTCCTTTGAAAGAAAATCATTTTGAAGAATTATATGAAGTTGCAAATGATAAATTACTTTGGGAACAACATCCGAATAAATTACGCTACAAAAGAGACGTTTTTCAAAATTTCTTTGATGGTGCTATTTTGTCAAAAGGAGCATTTTTAGTTATAGATAAAAACACCAATAAAGTTGTTGGAAGCAGTCGTTTTTATGATTATGACGAAAAAAACAAAACCGTTTTAATTGGTTATACTTTTATTGGACGAAAGTTTTGGGGAAAAGGATACAACTTGGCTTTAAAGAAAATAATGATTGATTATGCTTTTCAATTTGTCGAAAAAATACATTTTCATATTGGCGCAACCAATTTTCGTTCACAAAAAGCTATTGAAAAAATTGGTGCCAAAAAAATTGCTGAACTAGAAGTTGCTTATCATGGCGAAGATTCTAAATTGAATTTTATTTATGAAATTTTGAAATAA
- a CDS encoding amidophosphoribosyltransferase — translation MSDAIKHECGIALLRLKKPLEFYEDKYGSAFYGIQKMYLLMEKQHNRGQDGAGFASIKFDVNAGERYISRVRSNQSQPIQDIFAQINERINEELALHPEYADNITLQKAKIPYIGELFLGHVRYGTFGKNSIESVHPFLRQNNWMHRNLIVAGNFNMTNVTELFNSLVELGQHPKELADTVTVMEKIGHFLDDEVTDLYQECKNNGLSKREASPVIAEKLNVSKILKRASRGWDGGYAMAGLLGHGDAFVFRDPAGIRPAYFYEDDEIVVVASERPVIQTVFNVKFEKVQELQPGNALIIKKNGTVTEENIIDPVIKKACSFERIYFSRGSDAEIYQERKELGKLILPAVLQAIENDTDNTVFSYIPNTAETSFYGMVEAANDFLNQRKNQFILTNRKTLTKEKLEEILSVKIRTEKIAIKDAKLRTFITDDANRDDLVAHVYDVTYGVIKPTDNLVIIDDSIVRGTTLKKSILKMMDRLNPKRIVVVSSAPQIRYPDCYGIDMAKLEGLIAFQAAIELLKQHNKENIIEEVYTKCKSQESFKDTDVTNHVTAIYEPFTYQQISDKIAEMLHSDDIRAEVKIIFQSVENLHVACPKNLGDWYFTGDYPTPGGNRVVNKSFINFYEGKNDRAY, via the coding sequence ATGAGTGACGCCATTAAACACGAATGTGGAATTGCGCTTTTAAGATTAAAAAAACCGTTAGAATTTTACGAAGATAAATACGGTTCAGCTTTTTATGGAATACAAAAAATGTATCTCCTAATGGAAAAACAACACAATCGTGGTCAAGATGGTGCTGGTTTTGCCTCTATTAAATTTGATGTAAATGCAGGTGAAAGATATATAAGCAGAGTACGTTCCAATCAGTCTCAACCTATTCAGGATATTTTTGCTCAAATCAACGAACGTATTAATGAAGAATTGGCTTTACATCCCGAATATGCAGATAACATTACACTCCAAAAAGCTAAGATTCCCTATATAGGAGAATTGTTTTTAGGACATGTTCGTTATGGTACTTTTGGTAAAAACAGTATTGAAAGTGTACATCCATTTTTGCGTCAAAACAATTGGATGCATAGAAATTTAATTGTTGCTGGAAATTTCAATATGACTAACGTAACCGAACTTTTTAATAGTTTGGTTGAATTAGGTCAACATCCTAAAGAATTAGCAGATACCGTTACTGTTATGGAAAAAATTGGTCATTTCCTCGATGATGAAGTAACCGATTTGTATCAAGAATGCAAAAACAACGGATTATCTAAACGCGAAGCTTCGCCAGTTATAGCAGAAAAATTAAATGTTTCTAAAATATTGAAACGTGCTTCTCGTGGTTGGGATGGCGGGTATGCTATGGCAGGTTTACTTGGTCATGGCGATGCTTTTGTATTTCGTGATCCAGCCGGAATTCGTCCTGCATATTTTTATGAAGACGATGAAATAGTGGTTGTAGCTTCTGAACGTCCGGTTATTCAAACTGTTTTCAATGTTAAATTCGAAAAAGTACAAGAGCTTCAACCTGGTAATGCACTAATAATAAAGAAAAACGGAACAGTTACTGAAGAAAATATTATTGACCCTGTAATCAAAAAAGCTTGTTCATTTGAACGTATTTATTTTTCCCGAGGAAGTGACGCAGAAATATATCAAGAACGAAAAGAATTAGGAAAACTTATTTTGCCAGCAGTTCTTCAAGCCATCGAAAATGATACTGACAATACTGTTTTCTCATATATTCCAAATACAGCTGAAACATCCTTCTATGGAATGGTTGAAGCAGCAAATGATTTCTTAAATCAAAGAAAGAATCAATTTATTTTAACAAATAGAAAAACGCTAACAAAAGAAAAGTTAGAAGAAATACTTTCAGTTAAAATTAGAACTGAAAAAATTGCTATAAAAGACGCTAAACTTAGAACATTTATTACTGACGATGCAAATCGTGATGATTTAGTTGCTCACGTTTATGATGTGACTTATGGTGTTATAAAACCAACAGACAATTTGGTAATAATTGACGATAGCATAGTTAGAGGAACAACTTTGAAAAAAAGTATCCTAAAAATGATGGACAGACTAAATCCAAAACGAATAGTTGTTGTTTCGTCTGCTCCACAAATTCGTTATCCTGATTGTTATGGAATAGACATGGCAAAACTTGAAGGATTAATTGCATTTCAAGCTGCAATAGAATTATTAAAACAACATAATAAAGAAAATATTATTGAAGAGGTTTATACTAAATGTAAATCTCAAGAAAGTTTTAAAGATACAGATGTAACAAATCATGTAACAGCAATATACGAACCTTTCACTTATCAACAAATTTCAGATAAAATTGCTGAAATGCTGCATTCTGATGATATTAGAGCGGAAGTAAAAATAATTTTCCAAAGTGTGGAGAATTTACATGTTGCTTGTCCAAAAAATTTAGGTGATTGGTATTTTACTGGAGATTATCCAACTCCAGGTGGAAATCGTGTAGTAAACAAGTCATTTATAAACTTTTATGAAGGCAAAAATGACCGAGCTTACTAA
- a CDS encoding PfkB family carbohydrate kinase codes for MNKLLIVGTVAFDAIETPFGKTDKILGGAGTFIGLSASHFNVNSAIVSVVGDDFPQEYLDLLTDRNIDISGIEIVKGGKTFFWSGKYHNDLNSRDTLITELNVLADFKPVVPADFTNSDVVMLGNLHPLVQSSVLDQMTEEPKLVVLDTMNFWMDCALPELLDVMKRVDVITINDEEARQLSGEYSLVKAAAKIQTMGPKYVVIKKGEHGALLFHNTDVFFAPALPLEEVFDPTGAGDTFAGGFAGFITQSENISFENMKNAIIQGSNLASFCVEKFGTERMVELTKEEVNERLKQFKSLTQFDIELH; via the coding sequence ATGAACAAACTTTTAATCGTTGGAACAGTTGCTTTTGACGCTATCGAAACACCTTTTGGTAAAACAGATAAAATACTTGGTGGTGCAGGAACTTTTATAGGACTTTCAGCTTCACATTTCAATGTAAACTCAGCTATTGTCTCTGTTGTAGGCGATGATTTCCCGCAAGAATATCTTGATTTGTTAACCGATAGAAATATTGATATCTCAGGTATCGAAATTGTAAAAGGTGGAAAAACCTTCTTTTGGAGCGGAAAATACCACAACGATTTAAATTCTCGTGACACATTAATCACTGAATTAAATGTTTTAGCCGATTTCAAACCTGTTGTTCCTGCTGATTTCACTAATAGCGATGTAGTCATGTTAGGCAACCTACATCCGTTGGTTCAAAGTTCGGTTTTAGACCAAATGACAGAAGAACCAAAGCTTGTAGTTTTAGACACCATGAACTTCTGGATGGATTGTGCATTACCTGAATTATTGGATGTTATGAAGCGTGTTGACGTGATTACCATTAATGATGAAGAAGCAAGACAACTTTCTGGTGAATATTCATTAGTAAAAGCGGCAGCAAAAATCCAAACAATGGGTCCAAAATATGTTGTCATCAAGAAAGGTGAACACGGCGCATTATTATTTCACAATACCGATGTTTTCTTTGCTCCAGCGCTTCCTTTAGAAGAAGTTTTTGACCCAACAGGTGCTGGCGATACATTTGCTGGTGGTTTTGCTGGTTTTATAACGCAAAGCGAAAACATTTCATTTGAAAACATGAAGAATGCAATTATTCAAGGTTCAAACCTAGCATCGTTCTGTGTAGAGAAATTTGGAACGGAAAGAATGGTTGAACTTACCAAAGAAGAAGTAAACGAAAGATTGAAACAATTCAAATCTTTAACACAATTTGATATAGAATTACATTAA
- a CDS encoding UvrD-helicase domain-containing protein, whose amino-acid sequence MTKKPFSIYDASAGSGKTYTLVKEYLKIILLAKKPDAYRNILAITFTNKAVHEMKSRVLENLSEFAKENPSHKAQELMQTIQIETGLSLNEIHQKAKSIIKNLIHNYAAFDISTIDKFTHKVIRSFAHDLNLPITFEVSLDTENLLTEAVDAIIAEAGNDKQLTELLVNYTLEKTNEDKSWDISREIMETGKLILNENNREEITHFHNKSIEDFVEIKNRLTKLCDNLKIESSKLADKALDLIEKNGIDKSSFSYGTFPKHLEFIKEDDVKSKNHRFKEFDDIKIKKDAKEKAIIESLIPNFLEILSVIYNKHEKLYFYEAFLKNITPLSLLNTLNSKLKNIQEEQNILSIAEFNQLIFEQIQNQPAPFIYERLGEKYRHFFIDEFQDTSEMQWQNLIPLISNSLSGQDDEGTQGSLMIVGDPKQSIYRWRGGKAEQFISLSKEENPFPNIEKNTESLGTNYRSYSKVIEFNNEFFQFIADEFKNEDYKDLYLNHSRQEINDKKGGFVSISFIPKMDKNDFEDEENPTKDELYLEKTFEIIQNSKQKGFCNKDIAILTRKKDKGTLIANYLTEKGIPILSSESLLLGSSSEVKVIVDLLRYLNNFSDLESKANFLYYLAKNHQTQFEIHDFIAKGVELSAESDFEKWLEEFDIAFSFQNIRKKSLYEAAEIIISKIIPIEKRTAYVQFFQDLVLEQDIKKQAGTADFLVYWDTNSHKLSIPSPENNDAIKIMTIHKSKGLEFPVVIFPFADEDYSKGPKEKIWLNADEQMGLLKVLVDKSSNVENYGEEASEVYLQKKQEELLDDVNVLYVALTRAEEQLFVVSEMQNRAKTSGEYPKNMATFFINYLIYKNEFEEGKMEYHFGENKKLSSQKETIEIPKTIPQIAETLDPKNIKIAQRESVMWNTKQQKAIEFGNILHEILSYVKTKSDVDLALIKAIENGLITENQKDEVEKKLVEIINHDELQEFFNDEHKILNEKTIIQKNSIIKPDRISISNQNEVFLLDYKTGQNLPKHKSQLEQYQNAIETMGYKVIKKTLVYIGEEIEIVNLHS is encoded by the coding sequence ATGACTAAAAAACCATTCTCAATATATGACGCATCGGCTGGTTCGGGTAAAACCTATACTTTGGTAAAAGAATATTTAAAAATCATTCTTCTTGCTAAAAAACCTGATGCATATCGAAATATACTTGCCATAACGTTTACCAACAAAGCGGTTCACGAAATGAAAAGTCGTGTGTTAGAAAATCTTTCTGAATTTGCGAAAGAAAATCCATCACATAAAGCACAAGAATTGATGCAAACCATTCAAATAGAAACGGGTTTGAGTTTGAATGAAATTCATCAGAAAGCGAAAAGCATCATCAAGAACTTAATCCATAATTATGCGGCTTTTGATATTTCTACTATTGATAAATTTACACATAAAGTCATTCGAAGTTTTGCACACGATTTGAATTTACCCATCACTTTTGAAGTTTCGCTTGATACAGAAAATCTCTTGACTGAAGCCGTTGATGCCATTATTGCTGAGGCCGGAAACGACAAACAACTCACCGAATTATTGGTAAATTATACCTTAGAAAAAACCAACGAAGACAAATCTTGGGACATTTCCAGAGAAATCATGGAAACCGGAAAATTGATTCTGAATGAAAACAATCGCGAAGAAATCACGCATTTTCACAACAAATCAATCGAAGATTTTGTTGAAATTAAAAATCGATTGACAAAATTATGTGATAATCTAAAAATCGAAAGTAGTAAGCTTGCTGATAAGGCTTTGGATTTAATTGAAAAAAATGGAATTGATAAAAGCTCTTTCTCATATGGAACTTTTCCTAAACATCTCGAATTTATAAAGGAAGATGATGTTAAATCTAAAAATCATCGATTTAAAGAATTTGATGATATTAAAATAAAAAAAGACGCAAAGGAGAAAGCAATAATCGAGTCTTTAATTCCAAATTTTCTGGAAATTTTAAGTGTCATTTACAATAAACATGAAAAACTATATTTCTACGAAGCTTTTCTAAAAAACATCACGCCGCTTTCACTTTTAAATACGTTAAACAGCAAACTAAAAAACATTCAGGAAGAACAAAATATTTTGTCAATTGCTGAATTCAATCAATTGATATTTGAACAAATTCAAAACCAACCTGCGCCTTTTATTTACGAACGATTGGGCGAAAAATACCGTCATTTTTTCATCGATGAATTTCAGGACACTTCCGAAATGCAGTGGCAAAATTTAATTCCGTTGATAAGCAATTCGCTTTCAGGTCAAGACGATGAAGGAACACAAGGAAGTTTGATGATTGTTGGCGATCCAAAACAATCAATTTATCGTTGGCGTGGCGGAAAAGCTGAACAGTTTATTTCTTTAAGTAAAGAAGAAAATCCTTTTCCAAATATTGAAAAAAACACAGAATCATTAGGAACAAATTATAGAAGTTATTCTAAAGTGATTGAGTTTAATAATGAGTTTTTCCAGTTTATTGCAGATGAATTTAAAAATGAAGATTATAAAGATTTGTATTTAAATCATTCGCGCCAAGAAATCAATGATAAAAAAGGTGGTTTTGTATCCATTTCTTTTATCCCAAAAATGGATAAAAATGATTTTGAGGACGAAGAAAATCCAACTAAAGATGAACTTTATCTAGAAAAAACTTTTGAAATCATTCAAAACTCAAAACAAAAAGGTTTCTGCAATAAAGACATTGCCATTTTAACCCGAAAAAAAGACAAAGGAACTTTAATTGCCAATTATTTAACCGAAAAAGGAATTCCAATTTTATCTTCCGAAAGTTTATTGCTTGGTTCTTCAAGCGAAGTCAAAGTGATTGTTGACTTACTACGTTATCTGAACAATTTTTCAGACTTAGAATCGAAGGCAAATTTTCTTTATTATTTAGCAAAAAACCATCAAACTCAATTCGAAATTCACGATTTTATAGCAAAAGGAGTAGAACTTTCTGCTGAATCTGATTTTGAAAAATGGTTGGAAGAATTTGATATTGCATTTTCTTTTCAAAATATCAGGAAAAAATCATTGTATGAAGCGGCCGAAATCATCATTTCAAAAATAATTCCAATCGAAAAAAGAACGGCTTATGTTCAATTTTTTCAGGATTTAGTTTTAGAGCAAGACATAAAAAAACAAGCTGGAACAGCAGATTTTTTGGTCTATTGGGATACTAATTCACATAAATTAAGCATTCCTTCACCCGAAAATAATGATGCCATCAAAATTATGACCATTCATAAATCGAAAGGTTTAGAATTTCCAGTGGTGATTTTCCCTTTTGCCGATGAAGATTACAGCAAAGGTCCGAAAGAAAAAATTTGGCTCAATGCCGATGAGCAAATGGGTTTGCTAAAAGTTTTAGTCGATAAAAGTTCTAATGTAGAAAATTATGGCGAAGAAGCGTCCGAAGTGTATTTGCAGAAAAAACAAGAAGAATTATTAGACGATGTAAATGTTTTATATGTAGCATTAACTCGTGCTGAGGAACAATTATTTGTAGTTTCAGAAATGCAAAACAGAGCCAAAACTTCGGGAGAATATCCTAAAAATATGGCGACTTTTTTCATCAATTATCTAATTTATAAAAACGAATTTGAAGAAGGAAAAATGGAATATCATTTTGGCGAAAACAAAAAACTTTCATCTCAAAAAGAAACTATTGAGATTCCTAAAACCATTCCTCAAATAGCGGAAACATTAGATCCAAAAAACATTAAAATTGCACAACGCGAAAGTGTCATGTGGAATACCAAACAGCAAAAAGCTATTGAATTTGGAAATATTTTACACGAAATTTTATCGTATGTAAAGACAAAATCGGATGTTGATTTAGCATTAATAAAAGCAATTGAAAATGGTTTGATTACAGAAAATCAAAAAGATGAAGTTGAAAAAAAATTAGTAGAAATTATAAATCATGATGAGTTACAAGAATTTTTTAATGATGAACATAAAATACTAAACGAAAAAACAATTATACAGAAAAACAGCATCATTAAACCTGACAGAATCTCTATTTCAAACCAAAATGAGGTTTTTTTATTGGATTATAAAACAGGACAAAATTTACCAAAACACAAATCACAACTCGAACAATATCAAAATGCTATTGAAACTATGGGTTACAAAGTCATTAAAAAAACATTGGTTTATATCGGAGAAGAAATTGAAATCGTAAATTTGCATTCATAA
- the purN gene encoding phosphoribosylglycinamide formyltransferase — MKKIVLFASGNGSNVENIIRYFKNNSNVSVIGVFSNNQHAKVLERAKNHNIYSESFTKSELTDGTVFQKIKKLNPDLIVLAGFLLKFPETIIHEFTNKVINIHPALLPKYGGKGMYGNHVHQAILENKEKETGITIHYVNENYDEGKFIFQEKVNIENCSSIEEIASKVQELEHDHFPKTIEKLLIPNP, encoded by the coding sequence ATGAAAAAAATTGTGCTGTTTGCTTCTGGAAATGGTTCCAATGTTGAGAATATTATTCGATATTTTAAAAACAATTCTAACGTTTCAGTTATCGGTGTGTTCTCTAACAATCAGCATGCCAAAGTTTTAGAGCGGGCAAAAAACCACAATATTTATTCTGAAAGTTTCACCAAATCAGAACTAACGGATGGCACTGTTTTTCAAAAAATAAAAAAATTAAACCCCGATTTAATTGTGCTGGCAGGATTTCTATTAAAATTTCCGGAAACTATTATTCATGAATTTACAAATAAAGTCATCAATATTCATCCTGCTTTATTACCCAAATATGGTGGAAAAGGAATGTATGGCAACCATGTACATCAAGCGATTCTTGAAAACAAAGAAAAAGAAACTGGTATAACCATACATTATGTAAACGAAAATTACGACGAAGGTAAATTCATTTTTCAAGAAAAAGTAAATATTGAAAACTGCTCTTCTATTGAAGAAATTGCCTCGAAAGTTCAAGAACTAGAACACGACCATTTCCCTAAAACAATAGAAAAACTTCTAATTCCTAATCCCTAA
- the rnc gene encoding ribonuclease III: MGILKKIFSNSRSTEDGIFFSKMENILGFKPLNIEYYQKAFTHRSSNKVDKNGDPMNYERLEFLGDAMLGSVIAAHLFNEVPTGDEGYLTKMRSKIVSREHLNELGRDLNLIQFVESKVPVNHFGENIHGNIFEALVGAIFLDKGYAYCEKFIMKRVIIPYVDIPKLEGKVISYKSLLIEWCQKEKKSFHYEVFDDNGNDGQKYFGVKLSIDNKVIAKARATSKKKAEEKASQRAYFVFQEKINTK; the protein is encoded by the coding sequence ATGGGTATTCTTAAAAAAATATTTTCTAATTCCCGTTCAACTGAGGACGGGATTTTTTTTTCCAAAATGGAAAATATTTTGGGATTTAAGCCATTGAATATTGAATATTATCAAAAGGCATTCACTCATAGGTCTTCAAACAAAGTAGATAAAAATGGTGATCCAATGAATTATGAAAGACTCGAATTTCTTGGTGATGCTATGTTGGGTTCGGTAATTGCGGCTCATCTTTTTAATGAAGTGCCAACAGGAGATGAAGGTTATTTGACAAAAATGCGCTCAAAAATTGTGAGTAGAGAACATTTAAACGAATTGGGTAGAGATTTAAATTTAATTCAGTTTGTTGAGAGCAAAGTACCCGTAAATCATTTTGGAGAAAATATACACGGTAACATTTTTGAAGCATTAGTTGGGGCAATTTTTTTGGATAAAGGATACGCTTATTGTGAAAAATTTATCATGAAAAGAGTCATTATTCCTTATGTGGATATCCCAAAACTGGAAGGTAAAGTTATCAGTTACAAGAGTCTTTTGATTGAATGGTGTCAAAAAGAAAAGAAATCGTTTCATTATGAAGTTTTTGATGACAATGGCAACGATGGACAAAAATATTTTGGTGTAAAATTATCAATTGACAATAAAGTTATTGCAAAAGCAAGAGCAACATCGAAGAAAAAAGCAGAAGAAAAGGCTTCACAAAGAGCTTATTTTGTATTTCAGGAAAAAATTAACACTAAATAA
- the fabF gene encoding beta-ketoacyl-ACP synthase II translates to MTLKRVVVTGLGALTPIGNNIEEYWNALVNGKSGAAPITYYDTEKHKTKFACEVKNFNVEDYIDRKESRRMDKFAQYAIAASEEAIKDAGITEDNVNKHRVGVIWGAGIGGLETFQEEVMSYAAGDGTPRFNPFFIPKMIADIAPAHISMRNGFMGPNYTTVSACASSANALIDAFNYIRLGMCDVIISGGSEAAVTIAGMGGFNSMQALSTRNESPETASRPFDATRDGFVLGEGAGALVLEEYEHAKARGAKIYCEIGGGGMSSDAYHLTAPHPEGIGVIAVMQNTLRDAGMKPEQVDHINTHGTSTPLGDVAELKAISAVFGDHAKTININSTKSMTGHLLGAAGAIEAIASILAMKHGIVPPTINHEVVDERIDPSLNLTLNRAQKREVNVAMSNTFGFGGHNACVLFKKLEE, encoded by the coding sequence ATGACATTAAAACGAGTTGTAGTTACAGGTTTAGGTGCATTAACGCCAATAGGTAACAATATTGAAGAATATTGGAACGCTTTAGTTAATGGAAAAAGCGGTGCAGCACCAATTACCTATTACGATACCGAAAAACATAAAACAAAATTTGCCTGCGAAGTTAAGAATTTCAATGTCGAAGATTATATCGACAGAAAAGAATCCCGCAGAATGGATAAGTTTGCTCAATATGCAATTGCTGCCAGTGAAGAAGCTATAAAAGATGCTGGAATTACAGAAGATAATGTAAATAAACATAGAGTTGGAGTAATTTGGGGAGCAGGAATTGGCGGATTAGAAACTTTCCAAGAAGAAGTGATGAGTTATGCAGCAGGTGATGGAACTCCAAGATTTAATCCTTTTTTTATACCGAAAATGATTGCTGATATTGCACCAGCACATATTTCGATGAGAAATGGATTTATGGGACCAAATTATACTACTGTTTCAGCTTGTGCCTCTTCTGCAAATGCTTTGATAGATGCATTTAACTACATTCGTTTAGGAATGTGTGATGTTATTATATCGGGTGGTTCTGAAGCAGCGGTTACCATTGCTGGTATGGGCGGATTTAACTCCATGCAAGCGTTATCAACCAGAAATGAAAGTCCAGAAACTGCTTCGAGACCTTTTGATGCAACACGTGACGGATTTGTACTTGGTGAAGGCGCAGGTGCATTGGTTTTAGAAGAATATGAACACGCAAAAGCTCGTGGTGCGAAAATATATTGTGAAATTGGTGGCGGTGGAATGTCATCGGATGCTTATCATTTAACGGCTCCACATCCTGAAGGAATTGGAGTAATTGCAGTAATGCAAAATACATTGCGTGATGCAGGTATGAAACCGGAGCAAGTTGATCATATCAATACACACGGTACTTCAACACCACTTGGCGATGTGGCTGAATTAAAAGCTATCAGTGCTGTTTTTGGTGACCATGCTAAGACGATAAACATCAATTCTACAAAATCGATGACAGGACATTTACTAGGTGCTGCAGGAGCTATTGAAGCTATTGCTTCTATTTTAGCCATGAAACACGGTATTGTTCCTCCGACAATTAATCATGAGGTTGTAGATGAAAGAATTGACCCGAGTTTAAACCTAACTTTGAATAGAGCACAAAAAAGAGAAGTAAATGTTGCCATGAGTAATACCTTTGGTTTTGGCGGACATAATGCTTGTGTATTGTTTAAAAAATTAGAAGAATAA
- the rnhA gene encoding ribonuclease HI, whose product MNHQVHIYTDGAAKGNPGNGGYGVVMELVGTNYKKEFYEGFRLTTNNRMELLAVIVGLEKLTKPNMKVLIVSDSKYVVDAVEKKWVFGWEKIGFKGKKNPDLWMRFLKIYRKHQVDFKWIKGHNNHPQNERCDELAVYASGLENLSIDAFYEKEDQKLL is encoded by the coding sequence TTGAATCACCAAGTACATATCTACACAGACGGCGCTGCCAAAGGAAACCCTGGAAACGGAGGTTATGGTGTGGTTATGGAATTGGTTGGCACAAACTATAAAAAAGAATTCTACGAAGGCTTTCGATTAACTACCAACAACAGAATGGAACTTTTAGCGGTTATAGTAGGTTTAGAAAAACTTACCAAACCTAACATGAAAGTATTAATAGTTTCTGATTCAAAATATGTGGTAGACGCAGTAGAAAAAAAATGGGTTTTTGGTTGGGAAAAAATAGGTTTCAAAGGCAAAAAAAATCCCGATTTATGGATGCGTTTCCTAAAAATTTACCGCAAACATCAAGTAGATTTTAAATGGATAAAAGGTCACAACAATCATCCTCAAAACGAGCGTTGCGATGAATTGGCAGTGTATGCTTCAGGTCTAGAAAACCTCTCTATTGATGCTTTTTATGAAAAAGAAGACCAGAAGTTATTGTAA
- a CDS encoding superoxide dismutase: protein MSFELPQLPYAYDALEPHIDARTMEIHHTKHHNAYTTNLNAAVEGTDLAGKTIENILINLDMKNAAVRNNGGGFYNHNLFWKVMSPNGGGKPTGELAEAIDAAFGSFDAFKVQFAKAGATRFGSGWAWLCVHKGGKVEVCSTPNQDNPLMPEIGCGGFPILGMDVWEHAYYLHYQNRRPDYIEAFFNVINWTEVSRLYATEK, encoded by the coding sequence ATGTCATTTGAATTACCGCAATTACCTTATGCATACGATGCATTAGAACCACATATTGATGCTAGAACTATGGAAATTCACCATACAAAACATCATAATGCCTATACAACAAACTTAAATGCTGCTGTAGAAGGAACTGATTTAGCTGGAAAAACTATTGAAAACATTTTAATAAATCTTGACATGAAGAATGCAGCTGTTAGAAATAATGGCGGTGGATTTTATAATCACAATTTGTTTTGGAAAGTAATGTCACCAAATGGTGGCGGAAAACCAACTGGAGAATTAGCAGAAGCTATTGATGCTGCTTTTGGTTCTTTTGATGCTTTTAAAGTTCAGTTTGCAAAAGCAGGAGCAACTCGTTTTGGTTCTGGTTGGGCTTGGCTTTGTGTTCATAAAGGTGGAAAAGTAGAAGTTTGTTCTACGCCAAATCAAGATAATCCATTAATGCCAGAAATTGGTTGTGGTGGATTTCCAATTCTTGGAATGGATGTTTGGGAACATGCTTATTATTTACATTATCAAAACCGTCGTCCAGATTATATTGAAGCATTTTTTAATGTTATCAACTGGACAGAAGTTTCAAGATTATATGCTACAGAAAAATAA
- a CDS encoding acyl carrier protein → MSDIASRVKAIIVDKLGVDENEVVTEASFTNDLGADSLDTVELIMEFEKEFDIQIPDDQAENIATVGQAISYIEEAKK, encoded by the coding sequence ATGTCAGACATTGCATCAAGAGTTAAAGCGATTATCGTAGACAAATTAGGCGTTGACGAAAACGAAGTGGTAACAGAAGCAAGCTTCACGAACGATTTAGGAGCAGATTCATTAGACACTGTTGAGCTTATTATGGAGTTCGAAAAAGAATTTGATATTCAAATTCCAGATGATCAAGCAGAAAATATTGCTACTGTTGGTCAAGCTATTTCTTACATTGAAGAAGCTAAAAAATAA